In Silene latifolia isolate original U9 population chromosome 3, ASM4854445v1, whole genome shotgun sequence, a single window of DNA contains:
- the LOC141647453 gene encoding kinesin-like protein KIN-14G isoform X1, translating to MVSMADISFSVMSVVEDVLRQHGTRLSDIDLASRKAEEASTRRYEATSWLRKIVGVVCSKDLPAEPSEEHFRLGLRSGIILCNAINRVQPGAVPKVVEAPNDTVVIPDGAALMAYQYFENVRNFLVAVEEMGLPTFEASDLEQGGKTARIVNCVLALKSFNEWKVAGGNGVFKFSGSTKTPSAAKGFARKNSEPFMNSISRTSSVSEKSLDTSGNEQFGDLALDFSDMTNSHSLNVMIRALLMDKKQEEIPNIVESMLSRVMEEFERRLASHPESVKYTPETMSVSGQNTSPTESPKAETQIDDDTATDKGSETGNESESENEIETQTETELVPEQVKTEQVPRQVKTEQASEQVKTEQVPEQVKTEQVPDQVKAKQVAEQVKAQQVAEQVKAEQVPDQVKAKQVAEQVKAQQVAEQVKAQQVAEQVKAQQAHALREEALKRRLKKQNMLFERQMNDIQGLKHTVNTTKKSMQFLQMKYREEFDTLGKHMYTLAHAASGYRKVLEENRRLYNQVQDLKGNIRVYCRVRPFLPGQANGLTTVDHIEDGNITIMNPNVKNTKEGKKIFNFNKVFGPYATQAEVYVDMQPLVRSCLDGYNVCIFAYGQTGAGKTYTMSGPNDVTEETYGVNYRALNDLFHLSEQRKATSLYEVSVQMMEIYNEQVRDLLAPDGANRRLEIRNSSQTGINVPDATRLPVTTTSDVINLMNIGFKNRAVSSTAMNDRSSRSHSCMTVHVQGKDITSGSMIRGCMHLVDLAGSERVDKSEVTGDRLKEAQHINKSLAALGDVIASLSSKNAHVPYRNSKLTQLLQDSLGGQAKTLMFVHISPEPDAVGETISTLKFAERVSTVELGAARTNKDNNSSDVKELKEQILTLKAALVRKDEEMEQIPRSISSTPESGSVKSTASSPMHPSYRPSKDTPSGRKSPVKDASNSKGKSNATSKPRRKSLDPDDILANDAHWPPLSVVKSEEKILTSGDWIEKVISKQNSLPSETLYQGYTLDDTLKDTQDSESLDELDMATSDSSEQDFQVNLPRVSSLPSLGTSLPSLGTKLKKPQVKPSKSPEKRSMIPVPPTRKVSNGTTPVVVKNGRQSVHVKRKTANVK from the exons ATGGTATCAATGGCGGATATATCGTTTTCCGTGATGTCAGTGGTTGAAGATGTTCTTAGACAACATGGTACTCGATTGAGCGACATTGATTTAGCATCAAGAAAAGCAGAGGAAGCTT cgACAAGACGATATGAAGCAACTAGTTGGCTAAGGAAGATAGTTGGGGTGGTGTGCTCGAAAGATTTGCCTGCCGAGCCTTCTGAAGAACATTTCAGACTTGGGTTGAGGAGTGGTATAATCCTTTGTAATGCAATCAACAGGGTCCAACCTGGAGCTGTTCCAAAG GTGGTAGAAGCTCCAAACGACACCGTGGTTATTCCAGATGGAGCCGCATTAATGGCTTACCAATACTTTGAAAATGTAAGGAATTTCTTAGTAGCTGTGGAAGAAATGGGGCTTCCTACGTTTGAGGCCTCCGATTTAGAGCAG GGTGGTAAAACAGCAAGGATTGTGAACTGTGTTCTGGCATTGAAATCGTTTAACGAATGGAAGGTAGCAGGAGGCAATGGAGTATTCAAGTTCAGTGGGAGTACCAAAACACCAAGTGCTGCAAAGGGTTTTGCTAGGAAAAATTCAGAACCCTTCATGAACTCAATTTCTAGGACTTCATCTGTAAGCGAGAAGTCTTTAGACACATCTGGCAATGAGCAATTTGGCGATCTTGCTCTTGATTTTAGTGACATG ACTAACTCTCATTCCTTGAACGTGATGATTCGTGCACTTCTTATGGACAAGAAGCAAGAAGAAATTCCAAAT ATCGTTGAATCCATGCTCAGTAGAGTCATGGAAGAGTTCGAACGTCGCTTAGCAAGTCATCCTGAATCA GTGAAGTATACTCCAGAAACTATGTCGGTCTCTGGCCAAAACACGTCCCCTACAGAATCCCCCAAGGCAGAAACTCAG ATTGATGATGACACTGCTACTGATAAGGGCAGTGAGACTGGGAATGAGAGTGAGTCTGAGAATGAGATCGAGACTCAGACTGAGACTGAGCTGGTCCCTGAACAAGTTAAGACTGAGCAGGTCCCTAGACAAGTTAAGACTGAGCAGGCCTCTGAGCAAGTTAAGACTGAGCAGGTCCCTGAGCAAGTTAAGACTGAGCAGGTCCCTGACCAAGTTAAAGCTAAGCAGGTCGCTGAACAAGTTAAGGCTCAGCAGGTCGCTGAACAAGTTAAGGCTGAGCAGGTCCCTGACCAAGTTAAAGCTAAGCAGGTCGCTGAACAAGTTAAGGCTCAGCAGGTCGCTGAACAAGTTAAGGCTCAGCAGGTCGCTGAACAAGTTAAGGCTCAGCAGGCGCACGCCCTCCGTGAAGAAGCATTAAAACGTCGCCTTAAAAAGCAGAATATGTTGTTTGAGAGACAGATGAATGATATTCAG GGACTGAAGCATACTGTAAATACTACCAAGAAAAGTATGCAGTTTCTGCAAATGAAGTATCGTGAGGAATTTGACACTTTAG GTAAGCACATGTACACTCTTGCTCATGCCGCCTCAGGATACCGGAAAGTTTTAGAAGAAAACCGTAGGTTGTACAATCAAGTACAAGATCTTAAAG GTAACATTAGGGTTTATTGTCGGGTGCGACCTTTCTTGCCTGGACAAGCGAATGGGCTTACTACAGTGGATCACATTGAGGATGGAAACATTACAATTATGAATCCTAATGTAAAAAATACCAAGGAGGGAaagaaaatcttcaatttcaACAAAGTGTTTGGACCTTATGCAACACAAG CTGAGGTATATGTGGACATGCAGCCTCTTGTTCGTTCGTGTCTTGATGGTTACAATGTGTGTATCTTTGCTTACGGGCAAACAGGAGCAGGGAAAACTTACACCATG AGTGGACCAAATGATGTCACAGAAGAAACCTATGGTGTTAATTACAGGGCATTAAATGATTTGTTTCATTTATCAGAACAGAGAAAAGCCACATCTCTCTATGAAGTTTCGGTTCAGATGATGGAGATTTATAATGAGCAAGTTAGAGATCTCCTTGCTCCTGATGGTGCTAACAGAAG ATTAGAAATTCGTAACAGTAGTCAGACTGGAATCAATGTACCAGATGCAACTAGATTGCCTGTCACAACAACATCTGATGTTATCAATTTGATGAATATCGGCTTTAAAAATCGTGCTGTGAGTTCCACTGCCATGAATGATCGTAGTAGTCGTTCTCACAG TTGCATGACAGTTCATGTGCAAGGAAAAGACATCACATCAGGCTCGATGATACGTGGATGCATGCATCTAGTTGACCTGGCGGGGAGTGAAAGGGTCGATAAGTCCGAGGTGACAGGAGATAGATTGAAGGAAGCACAACACATTAACAAGTCACTTGCAGCACTAGGAGATGTGATTGCTTCTTTGTCTTCAAAGAATGCGCATGTTCCCTATAGGAATAGTAAGCTAACTCAATTGCTTCAAGATTCTCTCG GGGGTCAAGCTAAAACATTGATGTTTGTTCATATAAGCCCTGAGCCGGATGCCGTTGGAGAGACGATCAGTACACTTAAATTCGCGGAGCGTGTATCCACTGTAGAGCTTGGAGCTGCCCGGACTAACAAAGATAATAACTCTTCAGATGTTAAAGAGTTGAAAGAACAG ATACTCACTCTAAAGGCAGCCTTGGTCAGAAAGGATGAAGAGATGGAGCAGATTCCCCGTTCCATTTCCAGCACCCCAGAAAGCGGGAGTGTGAAATCCACTGCGTCTTCCCCTATGCATCCTTCTTATCGCCCATCTAAAGACACCCCAAGTGGTCGCAAGAGTCCAGTGAAAGATGCCAGTAACTCCAAG GGCAAAAGCAACGCCACATCCAAACCACGTAGGAAAAGCTTAGACCCGGACGATATTCTAGCAAATGATGCTCACTGGCCACCCCTTAGCGTGGTCAAGTCCGAGGAGAAGATACTGACATCAGGTGACTGGATAGAAAAGGTCATATCAAAGCAAAACTCACTGCCTTCTGAGACTCTTTATCAGGGATACACGCTCGATGACACGCTTAAGGATACACAAGATAGTGAAAGCCTTGATGAGCTTGATATGGCTACAAGTGATTCTTCTGAGCAAGATTTCCAAGTTAATCTTCCAAGAGTTTCTAGTTTGCCTAGTTTGGGAACAAGTTTGCCTAGTTTGGGAACCAAGCTCAAGAAACCTCAAGTCAAACCCTCCAAAAGCCCCGAAAAAAG GAGTATGATTCCAGTGCCACCAACGCGAAAAGTATCCAACGGCACAACTCCAGTAGTAGTCAAGAATGGACGACAATCTGTCCACGTGAAGCGAAAAACAGCAAATGTGAAGTGA
- the LOC141647453 gene encoding kinesin-like protein KIN-14I isoform X2: MVSMADISFSVMSVVEDVLRQHGTRLSDIDLASRKAEEASTRRYEATSWLRKIVGVVCSKDLPAEPSEEHFRLGLRSGIILCNAINRVQPGAVPKVVEAPNDTVVIPDGAALMAYQYFENVRNFLVAVEEMGLPTFEASDLEQGGKTARIVNCVLALKSFNEWKVAGGNGVFKFSGSTKTPSAAKGFARKNSEPFMNSISRTSSVSEKSLDTSGNEQFGDLALDFSDMTNSHSLNVMIRALLMDKKQEEIPNIVESMLSRVMEEFERRLASHPESVKYTPETMSVSGQNTSPTESPKAETQIDDDTATDKGSETGNESESENEIETQTETELVPEQVKTEQVPRQVKTEQASEQVKTEQVPEQVKTEQVPDQVKAKQVAEQVKAQQVAEQVKAEQVPDQVKAKQVAEQVKAQQVAEQVKAQQVAEQVKAQQAHALREEALKRRLKKQNMLFERQMNDIQGLKHTVNTTKKSMQFLQMKYREEFDTLGKHMYTLAHAASGYRKVLEENRRLYNQVQDLKGNIRVYCRVRPFLPGQANGLTTVDHIEDGNITIMNPNVKNTKEGKKIFNFNKVFGPYATQAEVYVDMQPLVRSCLDGYNVCIFAYGQTGAGKTYTMSGPNDVTEETYGVNYRALNDLFHLSEQRKATSLYEVSVQMMEIYNEQVRDLLAPDGANRRLEIRNSSQTGINVPDATRLPVTTTSDVINLMNIGFKNRAVSSTAMNDRSSRSHSCMTVHVQGKDITSGSMIRGCMHLVDLAGSERVDKSEVTGDRLKEAQHINKSLAALGDVIASLSSKNAHVPYRNSKLTQLLQDSLGGQAKTLMFVHISPEPDAVGETISTLKFAERVSTVELGAARTNKDNNSSDVKELKEQILTLKAALVRKDEEMEQIPRSISSTPESGSVKSTASSPMHPSYRPSKDTPSGRKSPVKDASNSKGYTLDDTLKDTQDSESLDELDMATSDSSEQDFQVNLPRVSSLPSLGTSLPSLGTKLKKPQVKPSKSPEKRSMIPVPPTRKVSNGTTPVVVKNGRQSVHVKRKTANVK, from the exons ATGGTATCAATGGCGGATATATCGTTTTCCGTGATGTCAGTGGTTGAAGATGTTCTTAGACAACATGGTACTCGATTGAGCGACATTGATTTAGCATCAAGAAAAGCAGAGGAAGCTT cgACAAGACGATATGAAGCAACTAGTTGGCTAAGGAAGATAGTTGGGGTGGTGTGCTCGAAAGATTTGCCTGCCGAGCCTTCTGAAGAACATTTCAGACTTGGGTTGAGGAGTGGTATAATCCTTTGTAATGCAATCAACAGGGTCCAACCTGGAGCTGTTCCAAAG GTGGTAGAAGCTCCAAACGACACCGTGGTTATTCCAGATGGAGCCGCATTAATGGCTTACCAATACTTTGAAAATGTAAGGAATTTCTTAGTAGCTGTGGAAGAAATGGGGCTTCCTACGTTTGAGGCCTCCGATTTAGAGCAG GGTGGTAAAACAGCAAGGATTGTGAACTGTGTTCTGGCATTGAAATCGTTTAACGAATGGAAGGTAGCAGGAGGCAATGGAGTATTCAAGTTCAGTGGGAGTACCAAAACACCAAGTGCTGCAAAGGGTTTTGCTAGGAAAAATTCAGAACCCTTCATGAACTCAATTTCTAGGACTTCATCTGTAAGCGAGAAGTCTTTAGACACATCTGGCAATGAGCAATTTGGCGATCTTGCTCTTGATTTTAGTGACATG ACTAACTCTCATTCCTTGAACGTGATGATTCGTGCACTTCTTATGGACAAGAAGCAAGAAGAAATTCCAAAT ATCGTTGAATCCATGCTCAGTAGAGTCATGGAAGAGTTCGAACGTCGCTTAGCAAGTCATCCTGAATCA GTGAAGTATACTCCAGAAACTATGTCGGTCTCTGGCCAAAACACGTCCCCTACAGAATCCCCCAAGGCAGAAACTCAG ATTGATGATGACACTGCTACTGATAAGGGCAGTGAGACTGGGAATGAGAGTGAGTCTGAGAATGAGATCGAGACTCAGACTGAGACTGAGCTGGTCCCTGAACAAGTTAAGACTGAGCAGGTCCCTAGACAAGTTAAGACTGAGCAGGCCTCTGAGCAAGTTAAGACTGAGCAGGTCCCTGAGCAAGTTAAGACTGAGCAGGTCCCTGACCAAGTTAAAGCTAAGCAGGTCGCTGAACAAGTTAAGGCTCAGCAGGTCGCTGAACAAGTTAAGGCTGAGCAGGTCCCTGACCAAGTTAAAGCTAAGCAGGTCGCTGAACAAGTTAAGGCTCAGCAGGTCGCTGAACAAGTTAAGGCTCAGCAGGTCGCTGAACAAGTTAAGGCTCAGCAGGCGCACGCCCTCCGTGAAGAAGCATTAAAACGTCGCCTTAAAAAGCAGAATATGTTGTTTGAGAGACAGATGAATGATATTCAG GGACTGAAGCATACTGTAAATACTACCAAGAAAAGTATGCAGTTTCTGCAAATGAAGTATCGTGAGGAATTTGACACTTTAG GTAAGCACATGTACACTCTTGCTCATGCCGCCTCAGGATACCGGAAAGTTTTAGAAGAAAACCGTAGGTTGTACAATCAAGTACAAGATCTTAAAG GTAACATTAGGGTTTATTGTCGGGTGCGACCTTTCTTGCCTGGACAAGCGAATGGGCTTACTACAGTGGATCACATTGAGGATGGAAACATTACAATTATGAATCCTAATGTAAAAAATACCAAGGAGGGAaagaaaatcttcaatttcaACAAAGTGTTTGGACCTTATGCAACACAAG CTGAGGTATATGTGGACATGCAGCCTCTTGTTCGTTCGTGTCTTGATGGTTACAATGTGTGTATCTTTGCTTACGGGCAAACAGGAGCAGGGAAAACTTACACCATG AGTGGACCAAATGATGTCACAGAAGAAACCTATGGTGTTAATTACAGGGCATTAAATGATTTGTTTCATTTATCAGAACAGAGAAAAGCCACATCTCTCTATGAAGTTTCGGTTCAGATGATGGAGATTTATAATGAGCAAGTTAGAGATCTCCTTGCTCCTGATGGTGCTAACAGAAG ATTAGAAATTCGTAACAGTAGTCAGACTGGAATCAATGTACCAGATGCAACTAGATTGCCTGTCACAACAACATCTGATGTTATCAATTTGATGAATATCGGCTTTAAAAATCGTGCTGTGAGTTCCACTGCCATGAATGATCGTAGTAGTCGTTCTCACAG TTGCATGACAGTTCATGTGCAAGGAAAAGACATCACATCAGGCTCGATGATACGTGGATGCATGCATCTAGTTGACCTGGCGGGGAGTGAAAGGGTCGATAAGTCCGAGGTGACAGGAGATAGATTGAAGGAAGCACAACACATTAACAAGTCACTTGCAGCACTAGGAGATGTGATTGCTTCTTTGTCTTCAAAGAATGCGCATGTTCCCTATAGGAATAGTAAGCTAACTCAATTGCTTCAAGATTCTCTCG GGGGTCAAGCTAAAACATTGATGTTTGTTCATATAAGCCCTGAGCCGGATGCCGTTGGAGAGACGATCAGTACACTTAAATTCGCGGAGCGTGTATCCACTGTAGAGCTTGGAGCTGCCCGGACTAACAAAGATAATAACTCTTCAGATGTTAAAGAGTTGAAAGAACAG ATACTCACTCTAAAGGCAGCCTTGGTCAGAAAGGATGAAGAGATGGAGCAGATTCCCCGTTCCATTTCCAGCACCCCAGAAAGCGGGAGTGTGAAATCCACTGCGTCTTCCCCTATGCATCCTTCTTATCGCCCATCTAAAGACACCCCAAGTGGTCGCAAGAGTCCAGTGAAAGATGCCAGTAACTCCAAG GGATACACGCTCGATGACACGCTTAAGGATACACAAGATAGTGAAAGCCTTGATGAGCTTGATATGGCTACAAGTGATTCTTCTGAGCAAGATTTCCAAGTTAATCTTCCAAGAGTTTCTAGTTTGCCTAGTTTGGGAACAAGTTTGCCTAGTTTGGGAACCAAGCTCAAGAAACCTCAAGTCAAACCCTCCAAAAGCCCCGAAAAAAG GAGTATGATTCCAGTGCCACCAACGCGAAAAGTATCCAACGGCACAACTCCAGTAGTAGTCAAGAATGGACGACAATCTGTCCACGTGAAGCGAAAAACAGCAAATGTGAAGTGA
- the LOC141647451 gene encoding putative protein phosphatase 2C 5: MSQTEISPVKSSLVALGTLIGRELRSEKVEKPIIKVGQAALAKKGEDYFLVQPDCQRIPGNPATSFSVYAIFDGHNGISAAIYAKENLLSNVLSAIPEGVSREEWLQALPRALVAGFVKTDIEFQQKGETSGTTVTFVVIDGWTVTVASVGDSRCILDTQGGVVSLLTVDHRLEENEEERQRVTASGGEVGRLNIYGGNEVGPLRCWPGGLCLSRSIGDTDVGEFIVPVPHVKQVKLSDAGGRLVIASDGIWDALSSEAAAKACRGLPADLAAKLVVKEALRSRGLKDDTTCLVVDMIPSVHPILPPTAHKKNNGLTSLLFRKKSLNSSKSSKLSAVGAVEELFEEGSAMLAERLGKDFPMNPDSGLFRCAICQIDQPSNESLSVNSGPFFSPSSKPWEGPFLCANCRRKKDAMEGKQHIKATLSI; the protein is encoded by the exons ATGAGCCAGACAGAAATATCGCCAGTTAAGTCGTCCCTAGTTGCGCTTGGGACGTTGATTGGTCGCGAACTTAGGTCTGAGAAGGTCGAGAAACCGATAATTAAGGTTGGACAGGCAGCTTTGGCCAAGAAAGGGGAGGATTATTTTCTAGTTCAGCCTGATTGCCAGAGAATTCCTGGGAATCCTGCCACATCTTTTTCTGTTTACGCG ATATTTGATGGGCATAATGGAATATCGGCTGCTATATATGCTAAGGAGAACTTGTTGAGTAATGTATTAAGTGCCATTCCGGAAGGTGTTAGTAGGGAAGAGTGGCTTCAGGCTCTACCAAGAGCGTTGGTTGCTGGGTTTGTGAAAACTGATATCGAATTCCAGCAGAAAG GCGAAACCTCTGGTACAACAGTCACCTTTGTTGTGATTGATGGGTGGACTGTGACTGTTGCGTCTGTTGGCGATTCTAGATGCATATTGGACACACAAGGTGGAGTTGTTTCTCTCTTGACAGTGGATCATCGATTAGAGGAAAACGAAGAAGAGAGGCAACGTGTTACAGCTAGCGGAGGTGAAGTTGGAAGACTCAATATTTATGGTGGAAATGAG GTTGGACCTCTCCGCTGCTGGCCAGGAGGACTATGCCTTTCTCGGTCAATTGGTGATACAGATGTTGGAGAGTTCATTGTTCCTGTGCCACACGTTAAACAAGTAAAG CTCTCGGACGCTGGCGGGAGACTTGTTATAGCTTCTGATGGTATCTGGGATGCATTGTCATCTGAGGCTGCTGCAAAAGCTTGTCGAGGTCTACCAGCTGATCTTGCTGCGAAGCTTGTTGTAAAG GAAGCTTTGAGGTCAAGGGGTCTTAAGGATGATACAACCTGCTTAGTTGTTGACATGATTCCGTCAGTTCACCCTATACTACCTCCAACAGCTCATAAGAAGAATAATGGATTGACCTCACTGCTATTTAGAAAGAAATCTCTGAACTCGAGTAAATCATCGAAACTCTCTGCTGTGGGCGCTGTAGAGGAGTTGTTTGAAGAGGGTTCTGCAATGCTTGCAGAAAG GCTTGGTAAAGATTTCCCTATGAACCCGGACTCTGGGCTTTTCAGATGTGCAATCTGCCAGATAGATCAGCCATCGAATGAAAGTCTATCAGTGAACTCTGGACCATTTTTCTCCCCCTCATCAAAACCATGGGAGGGGCCCTTCCTTTGTGCCAACTGCAGAAGAAAGAAAGACGCCATGGAAGGAAAGCAGCACATCAAGGCCACATTGTCCATCTAA
- the LOC141647452 gene encoding NAC domain-containing protein 17-like — translation MDALLGSKSIPPGFRFHPTDEELFMFYLKRKVIGKSLGPQMMSEVDVFQFAPWELPTKACLKTRDLNWYFICPRSKKYPNQGRSNRATVHGYWKSTGADRTVNYKNRPVGKIKTLIFYRGKAPKGDRTDWVMHEYRLDDSQLLQQGVAQDSYVICKVYEKSGPGPKNGENYGAPFVEEEWDSDDDDNVGNVENVEPDSGPSIPVNVGHNPDGSAVTSTPVCQEHVGPLTPSAVQQPLPPLIESGEDEIDRLLAAFIEGDDSQILESDIFNGLEDLGGGNPTCGMEFDWSTLLSDDCYLELKDLHD, via the coding sequence ATGGATGCTCTTCTAGGGAGCAAGTCAATTCCTCCTGGGTTTCGGTTTCATCCAACCGATGAGGAACTGTTTATGTTTTATCTGAAAAGGAAGGTTATTGGGAAATCACTTGGTCCTCAAATGATGTCGGAGGTCGATGTCTTTCAATTTGCTCCGTGGGAACTCCCTACCAAAGCGTGCTTAAAGACTAGGGATTTAAATTGGTACTTCATATGCCCACGATCAAAGAAGTATCCTAATCAAGGAAGGTCTAACAGAGCCACAGTACATGGCTACTGGAAGTCAACTGGAGCTGACAGAACGGTCAACTACAAAAACCGTCCTGTAGGGAAGATCAAAACCTTGATTTTCTACCGTGGAAAAGCACCCAAGGGCGACAGAACAGATTGGGTAATGCATGAGTACAGGTTAGACGATAGTCAGCTTCTACAACAAGGCGTCGCCCAAGATTCCTATGTGATATGTAAGGTTTACGAGAAGAGTGGTCCGGGGCCTAAAAACGGCGAAAACTATGGCGCCCCCTTTGTGGAAGAAGAGTGGGATAGTGACGACGACGATAATGTTGGTAATGTTGAGAATGTTGAGCCTGACTCTGGACCTAGCATTCCGGTAAACGTTGGTCATAATCCGGATGGTTCTGCCGTAACCAGTACTCCTGTCTGCCAGGAACATGTGGGTCCCTTGACGCCATCCGCAGTGCAGCAGCCACTACCACCACTCATCGAGTCTGGGGAAGATGAGATCGACAGGTTACTAGCAGCCTTCATTGAAGGCGATGATTCTCAGATTCTCGAGAGCGACATTTTCAATGGGCTGGAAGATTTAGGTGGTGGAAATCCGACTTGTGGGATGGAATTTGATTGGTCAACCCTTTTATCTGATGATTGCTATTTGGAGCTGAAGGATCTCCATGACTGA